A single genomic interval of Flavihumibacter rivuli harbors:
- a CDS encoding 2'-5' RNA ligase family protein: MSIMQEQVSLAGLQALPGYQFVDYQLILAPPDHLREKVRKVRAQLQEHFQLKGYGQPPIGIPLVRFSQRLLLEEKIRKAFERTCMAIRPFPVHLKDYQAYPSHSIVIPVLQHHRLKELGESIKPLQSLLRADKEHAPFFYDQPFVSVARGLTPFQFEEAWKQYAQRHFTGQFMADACLLLKKRKGERYWQIAQRFEFLDLPVAVKQGELFAMA, translated from the coding sequence ATGAGCATCATGCAGGAGCAGGTAAGTTTGGCCGGTTTGCAGGCATTGCCCGGCTACCAGTTTGTGGATTACCAGTTGATCCTGGCGCCGCCGGATCATTTGCGGGAGAAAGTGAGGAAGGTGCGTGCCCAGTTGCAGGAACATTTCCAGTTGAAGGGCTATGGGCAACCGCCTATTGGCATACCCCTGGTGCGTTTCAGCCAAAGGCTTTTGTTGGAAGAGAAGATCCGCAAGGCCTTTGAGCGGACCTGCATGGCCATCAGGCCTTTCCCTGTACACCTGAAAGATTACCAGGCCTACCCGAGTCATAGTATCGTGATCCCGGTGCTGCAGCATCATCGTTTAAAGGAGTTGGGAGAAAGCATCAAGCCATTGCAATCACTCCTGAGGGCTGATAAAGAGCATGCGCCTTTCTTTTATGACCAGCCCTTTGTTTCGGTGGCCAGGGGCTTAACACCTTTCCAGTTTGAAGAAGCATGGAAGCAATATGCGCAACGGCATTTTACCGGTCAGTTCATGGCCGATGCCTGTCTATTATTAAAGAAGAGAAAGGGGGAGCGGTATTGGCAGATCGCGCAACGCTTCGAATTCCTGGACCTTCCGGTGGCAGTCAAGCAGGGCGAACTCTTTGCCATGGCGTGA